The following are encoded in a window of Paraburkholderia hospita genomic DNA:
- a CDS encoding GlxA family transcriptional regulator — translation MSPDRTASLSHFAFMPLPNFTMIAFTNAIEVLRMANYLSGQTLYRWSIISPDGGPVSASNGLSVDTGPADCVGTPDIVFVCGGTDVQRVTTPEHLSALRRFARAGVALGSLCTGTYALAKSGLLAGYACAIHWENMSALKEEFPDIRFLKELFVIDRDRVTCTGGVAPLDMMLNLIAARVGTPRVTQIAEQFIVEHVRDNNAQQRMPLVARLGSANKSLFEVIALMENNIEEPLSREELARLANMSQRQLQRLFREHLGMTPTHYYLTLRLRRARELLLQTDMSIMHITMACGFQSACHFSKSYRDAFGTAPTRERRKQVAPLAHAVISNSIGGVTVHA, via the coding sequence ATGTCCCCCGATCGAACCGCGTCGTTGTCGCACTTCGCGTTCATGCCGCTGCCCAACTTCACGATGATCGCGTTCACGAATGCGATCGAGGTGCTGCGCATGGCCAACTATCTGAGCGGGCAAACGCTTTACCGCTGGTCCATCATCAGCCCGGACGGGGGCCCTGTCAGCGCGAGCAACGGTCTGTCTGTCGATACTGGCCCGGCCGATTGCGTGGGCACGCCCGATATCGTGTTCGTATGCGGCGGCACCGACGTGCAACGCGTGACCACGCCCGAGCATCTGTCGGCGCTGCGCCGCTTCGCGCGGGCGGGCGTCGCGCTGGGCAGCCTGTGCACGGGCACGTATGCGCTCGCCAAGTCGGGATTACTCGCGGGTTATGCGTGCGCGATTCACTGGGAGAACATGTCGGCGCTCAAGGAAGAGTTTCCTGACATTCGGTTCCTGAAAGAGCTTTTCGTCATCGATCGCGATCGCGTGACCTGCACGGGCGGGGTCGCGCCGCTCGACATGATGTTGAACCTGATTGCCGCGCGCGTCGGCACGCCGCGTGTCACGCAGATTGCCGAGCAGTTCATCGTCGAGCATGTGCGCGACAACAACGCGCAGCAACGGATGCCATTGGTGGCGCGGCTTGGGTCGGCGAACAAGTCGTTGTTCGAAGTCATTGCTTTGATGGAGAACAATATCGAAGAGCCGCTTTCGCGCGAGGAACTCGCGAGGCTTGCGAATATGTCGCAACGGCAGTTGCAGCGGCTGTTCCGTGAGCATCTTGGGATGACGCCGACTCATTACTATCTGACTTTGCGGTTGCGGCGGGCGCGGGAGCTTTTGTTGCAGACTGATATGTCTATCATGCATATCACGATGGCTTGTGGGTTTCAGTCGGCATGTCACTTTAGTAAGAGCTATCGGGATGCTTTTGGAACGGCTCCTACGCGGGAGCGGAGGAAGCAAGTCGCGCCTCTTGCGCATGCGGTGATTAGTAATTCGATTGGTGGGGTTACTGTGCATGCGTGA
- a CDS encoding IS4 family transposase, with product MVDENETDDWASAEFGEADLGDARLAQRLVALARRLACSPQGSFPQSLKPAELKAAYRFFDNTQVDTNGILAPHIAQTLDRMRQVPIVLAIQDTTEFNLSHLPATEGLGRGTGNNEQGFMMHSLLAVTPDGLPLGVLGVKTWVRPEAVFGKSAPAVTRPIEQKESVKWLEGIDHLAALKVRCEQTRFVCVGDRESDLYELFSAERPAGVDWLIRATHNRVARHPQGYLWETVLATTPLGNTELRIPTRSKLPQRIARLTLRCASVRLQSPRARASRRSLPEVDVFAIHAIEDNPPNGVEPLEWMLLSSVPTSSLEEVLERLAWYARRWTIETWHRVLKSGCRIEARQFGTLERFVRATALFAVIAWRILYATLLARTGTQLCCEVLLQPVEWQALYCHTHATTQLPEQVPTLQQTIVWIGMLGGYLNRTHDRPPGPTVIWRGFLVLHEITKMYQLFRQSG from the coding sequence TTGGTCGACGAGAACGAGACAGATGACTGGGCAAGTGCCGAATTTGGCGAGGCTGATCTGGGTGATGCGCGCCTGGCGCAGCGTCTTGTTGCGCTGGCTCGCCGACTCGCGTGCAGTCCGCAAGGTTCATTTCCTCAATCGCTCAAGCCGGCCGAACTGAAGGCTGCCTACCGTTTCTTCGATAATACGCAGGTCGACACGAACGGGATTCTCGCGCCCCATATTGCGCAAACACTTGATCGCATGAGACAGGTGCCGATCGTGCTGGCGATTCAGGACACAACGGAGTTCAACCTGTCGCATCTGCCTGCGACGGAGGGGCTGGGGCGCGGCACTGGCAACAATGAGCAGGGTTTCATGATGCACAGCCTGCTGGCAGTCACGCCCGATGGCTTGCCGCTAGGCGTGCTGGGCGTGAAGACCTGGGTACGCCCCGAAGCGGTGTTCGGCAAGAGTGCCCCCGCAGTCACGCGCCCGATCGAACAGAAGGAAAGCGTCAAATGGCTTGAAGGAATCGATCATCTCGCGGCACTCAAGGTACGTTGCGAACAGACGCGGTTTGTCTGTGTTGGAGACCGCGAGAGCGACCTTTACGAACTGTTTTCCGCCGAACGCCCCGCCGGAGTGGACTGGTTGATCCGCGCAACACACAACCGTGTAGCGCGTCATCCGCAAGGCTACCTTTGGGAAACTGTTCTGGCCACCACGCCCCTTGGCAACACTGAACTGCGGATACCAACCAGAAGCAAACTTCCTCAGCGCATAGCGCGACTGACGTTGCGTTGTGCGAGCGTGCGACTGCAATCTCCAAGAGCGCGCGCAAGCCGCCGCAGCCTGCCTGAGGTCGACGTCTTTGCGATTCACGCCATTGAGGATAATCCCCCGAACGGTGTTGAACCGCTTGAATGGATGCTGCTCAGTTCGGTGCCCACGAGCTCGCTTGAAGAAGTTCTCGAACGGCTGGCCTGGTACGCCAGACGCTGGACCATTGAGACGTGGCACCGTGTGCTCAAAAGCGGCTGCCGTATCGAGGCGCGCCAGTTCGGCACGCTCGAGCGGTTTGTGAGAGCGACTGCTCTGTTTGCCGTCATCGCGTGGCGCATCCTGTATGCCACGCTGCTTGCGCGAACGGGCACGCAGCTGTGCTGCGAAGTATTGCTCCAGCCAGTTGAATGGCAGGCGCTCTATTGCCATACCCACGCAACCACGCAACTGCCAGAGCAGGTTCCAACGCTGCAACAAACCATCGTGTGGATAGGCATGCTTGGCGGCTATCTGAATCGCACGCATGACCGCCCACCAGGACCGACAG